In Carya illinoinensis cultivar Pawnee chromosome 9, C.illinoinensisPawnee_v1, whole genome shotgun sequence, the following are encoded in one genomic region:
- the LOC122276428 gene encoding CTP synthase-like isoform X1 yields MKYVLVTGGVVSGIGKGVTASSIGLLLKACGLRVTSIKIDPYLNTDAGTMSPFEHGEVFVLDDGGEVDLDLGNYERFLDIKLTRNNNITTGKIYQSVIDKERRGDYLGKTVQVVPHITDAIQEWIERVAMIPVDGKAGPADVCVVELGGTIGDIESMPFIEALGQFSYRVGAGNLCLIHVSLVPVLNVVGEQKTKPTQHSVRGLRGLGLTPHILACRSTMALEQNVKVKLSQFCHVAEENIITLYDVPNIWHIPLLLRDQKAHEAIFKVLNLVGVCREPALEEWTCRADICDNLHEPVHIAVVGKYTGLSDSYLSILKALVHASVFQRKKLFVDWVPSTDLEDATAKENPDAYKAAWKLLKGADGVLVPGGFGDRGVQGKILAAKYARENKVPFLGICLGMQVAVIEFARSVLGLQDANSTEFDANTRNPCIIFMPEGSKTHMGGTMRLGSRRTYFQVMDCKSAKLYGSRSFIDERHRHRYEVNPDMVTRLEKAGLSFAGKDETGCRMEIIELPHHPYFIGVQFHPEFKSRPGKPSPPFLGLIAAACGELDAVLQGYGSQRNVHNGVGNDTSKFKVYQNGGVTKPTIMLHDGVYSNGNGICF; encoded by the exons ATGAAGTACGTGTTGGTGACGGGTGGAGTAGTTAGTGGAATAGGGAAAGGGGTCACCGCAAGTAGTATTGGTCTGCTGCTCAAGGCATGCGGACTTCGCGTTACTTCCATCAAAATTG ATCCTTATTTGAACACCGATGCTGGAACAATGTCCCCTTTCGAGCACGGGGAAGTTTTTGTGCTAGACGATGGTGGTGAG GTGGATCTGGACCTTGGCAATTATGAGAGGTTCCTCGATATCAAGTTGACACGCAATAATAATATCACCACTGGAAAGATTTACCAG TCTGTCATTGATAAGGAGAGAAGGGGAGATTATCTGGGGAAAACTGTGCAG GTTGTCCCTCACATCACAGATGCCATTCAGGAGTGGATTGAGCGTGTGGCAATGATACCAGTGGATGGGAAGGCAGGTCCAGCCGATGTTTGTGTGGTAGAATTGGGTGGAACTATAG GAGACATTGAATCCATGCCATTTATTGAGGCATTAGGTCAATTCTCATACCGTGTAG GGGCTGGAAACTTGTGCTTGATTCATGTCAGCCTTGTGCCCGTTCTGAATGTTGTTGGTGAACAG aaaacaaaaccaacccAGCACAGTGTTCGGGGACTAAGAGGCCTGGGCTTGACACCACATATCTTAGCTTGTCGCAGTACAATG GCACTTGAGCAGAATGTAAAAGTGAAACTCTCTCAGTTTTGCCATGTTGCg GAGGAAAACATCATCACTCTCTACGATGTACCCAACATCTGGCATATTCCTTTGCTTTTAAGA GATCAGAAGGCCCATGAAGCAATCTTCAAAGTGCTGAACCTTGTGGG TGTGTGTAGGGAGCCTGCATTAGAGGAATGGACTTGTAGGGCTGACATCTGCGATAACTTGCATGAGCCG GTCCATATTGCCGTGGTTGGGAAGTACACAGGCCTTTCCGATTCCTACCTCTCTATATTGAAG GCCCTTGTTCATGCTTCTGTTTTCCAACGCAAGAAACTCTTTGTAGATTGGGTTCCATCTACTGACCTTGAAGATGCAACTGCAAAAGAG AATCCAGATGCTTATAAAGCTGCTTGGAAGTTGCTGAAG GGGGCGGATGGTGTCCTTGTTCCAGGAGGATTTGGTGACAGAGGAGTGCAAGGGAAAATTCTTGCAGCAAAGTATGCCCGGGAAAACAAAGTTCCATTTCTTGGCATTTGCCTCGGAATGCAAGTTGCTGTCATTGAATTTGCACGATCTGTTCTTGGTCTGCAAGATGCTAACAGCACTGAATTTGATGCCAATACCAGGAATCCCTGCATTATATTTATGCCTGAG GGCTCAAAAACACACATGGGAGGCACCATGCGTCTCGGATCAAGGAGGACGTATTTCCAGGTTATGGACTGCAAATCTGCAAAACT ATATGGAAGTAGAAGCTTCATTGATGAGAGACATCGACATAGATATGAG GTCAATCCGGATATGGTAACACGCCTTGAAAAAGCTGGCCTCTCTTTTGCTGGCAAAGATGAAACTGGTTGCCGCATGGAG ATTATTGAGCTACCTCATCATCCATACTTTATTGGTGTGCAATTCCATCCTGAATTTAAATCAAGGCCAGGAAAACCTTCTCCTCCATTTTTAG GACTCATAGCAGCAGCATGCGGGGAGTTGGATGCTGTCTTACAAGGATATGGGAGCCAAAGGAATGTTCACAATGGAGTAGGAAATGATACCTCAAAATTCAAAGTGTACCAAAATGGAGGAGTGACTAAGCCCACTATCATGTTGCATGATGGTGTTTATAGCAATGGCAATGGGATCTGCTTCTAG
- the LOC122276428 gene encoding CTP synthase-like isoform X3: protein MKYVLVTGGVVSGIGKGVTASSIGLLLKACGLRVTSIKIDPYLNTDAGTMSPFEHGEVFVLDDGGEVDLDLGNYERFLDIKLTRNNNITTGKIYQSVIDKERRGDYLGKTVQVVPHITDAIQEWIERVAMIPVDGKAGPADVCVVELGGTIGDIESMPFIEALGQFSYRVGAGNLCLIHVSLVPVLNVVGEQKTKPTQHSVRGLRGLGLTPHILACRSTMALEQNVKVKLSQFCHVAEENIITLYDVPNIWHIPLLLRDQKAHEAIFKVLNLVGVCREPALEEWTCRADICDNLHEPVHIAVVGKYTGLSDSYLSILKALVHASVFQRKKLFVDWVPSTDLEDATAKENPDAYKAAWKLLKGADGVLVPGGFGDRGVQGKILAAKYARENKVPFLGICLGMQVAVIEFARSVLGLQDANSTEFDANTRNPCIIFMPEGSKTHMGGTMRLGSRRTYFQVMDCKSAKLLRCPWYVSGKICQIHN from the exons ATGAAGTACGTGTTGGTGACGGGTGGAGTAGTTAGTGGAATAGGGAAAGGGGTCACCGCAAGTAGTATTGGTCTGCTGCTCAAGGCATGCGGACTTCGCGTTACTTCCATCAAAATTG ATCCTTATTTGAACACCGATGCTGGAACAATGTCCCCTTTCGAGCACGGGGAAGTTTTTGTGCTAGACGATGGTGGTGAG GTGGATCTGGACCTTGGCAATTATGAGAGGTTCCTCGATATCAAGTTGACACGCAATAATAATATCACCACTGGAAAGATTTACCAG TCTGTCATTGATAAGGAGAGAAGGGGAGATTATCTGGGGAAAACTGTGCAG GTTGTCCCTCACATCACAGATGCCATTCAGGAGTGGATTGAGCGTGTGGCAATGATACCAGTGGATGGGAAGGCAGGTCCAGCCGATGTTTGTGTGGTAGAATTGGGTGGAACTATAG GAGACATTGAATCCATGCCATTTATTGAGGCATTAGGTCAATTCTCATACCGTGTAG GGGCTGGAAACTTGTGCTTGATTCATGTCAGCCTTGTGCCCGTTCTGAATGTTGTTGGTGAACAG aaaacaaaaccaacccAGCACAGTGTTCGGGGACTAAGAGGCCTGGGCTTGACACCACATATCTTAGCTTGTCGCAGTACAATG GCACTTGAGCAGAATGTAAAAGTGAAACTCTCTCAGTTTTGCCATGTTGCg GAGGAAAACATCATCACTCTCTACGATGTACCCAACATCTGGCATATTCCTTTGCTTTTAAGA GATCAGAAGGCCCATGAAGCAATCTTCAAAGTGCTGAACCTTGTGGG TGTGTGTAGGGAGCCTGCATTAGAGGAATGGACTTGTAGGGCTGACATCTGCGATAACTTGCATGAGCCG GTCCATATTGCCGTGGTTGGGAAGTACACAGGCCTTTCCGATTCCTACCTCTCTATATTGAAG GCCCTTGTTCATGCTTCTGTTTTCCAACGCAAGAAACTCTTTGTAGATTGGGTTCCATCTACTGACCTTGAAGATGCAACTGCAAAAGAG AATCCAGATGCTTATAAAGCTGCTTGGAAGTTGCTGAAG GGGGCGGATGGTGTCCTTGTTCCAGGAGGATTTGGTGACAGAGGAGTGCAAGGGAAAATTCTTGCAGCAAAGTATGCCCGGGAAAACAAAGTTCCATTTCTTGGCATTTGCCTCGGAATGCAAGTTGCTGTCATTGAATTTGCACGATCTGTTCTTGGTCTGCAAGATGCTAACAGCACTGAATTTGATGCCAATACCAGGAATCCCTGCATTATATTTATGCCTGAG GGCTCAAAAACACACATGGGAGGCACCATGCGTCTCGGATCAAGGAGGACGTATTTCCAGGTTATGGACTGCAAATCTGCAAAACT ATTACGATGTCCATGGTATGTTAGTGGCAAAATTTGTCAGATACATAATTAG
- the LOC122276428 gene encoding CTP synthase 1-like isoform X2, translating to MSPFEHGEVFVLDDGGEVDLDLGNYERFLDIKLTRNNNITTGKIYQSVIDKERRGDYLGKTVQVVPHITDAIQEWIERVAMIPVDGKAGPADVCVVELGGTIGDIESMPFIEALGQFSYRVGAGNLCLIHVSLVPVLNVVGEQKTKPTQHSVRGLRGLGLTPHILACRSTMALEQNVKVKLSQFCHVAEENIITLYDVPNIWHIPLLLRDQKAHEAIFKVLNLVGVCREPALEEWTCRADICDNLHEPVHIAVVGKYTGLSDSYLSILKALVHASVFQRKKLFVDWVPSTDLEDATAKENPDAYKAAWKLLKGADGVLVPGGFGDRGVQGKILAAKYARENKVPFLGICLGMQVAVIEFARSVLGLQDANSTEFDANTRNPCIIFMPEGSKTHMGGTMRLGSRRTYFQVMDCKSAKLYGSRSFIDERHRHRYEVNPDMVTRLEKAGLSFAGKDETGCRMEIIELPHHPYFIGVQFHPEFKSRPGKPSPPFLGLIAAACGELDAVLQGYGSQRNVHNGVGNDTSKFKVYQNGGVTKPTIMLHDGVYSNGNGICF from the exons ATGTCCCCTTTCGAGCACGGGGAAGTTTTTGTGCTAGACGATGGTGGTGAG GTGGATCTGGACCTTGGCAATTATGAGAGGTTCCTCGATATCAAGTTGACACGCAATAATAATATCACCACTGGAAAGATTTACCAG TCTGTCATTGATAAGGAGAGAAGGGGAGATTATCTGGGGAAAACTGTGCAG GTTGTCCCTCACATCACAGATGCCATTCAGGAGTGGATTGAGCGTGTGGCAATGATACCAGTGGATGGGAAGGCAGGTCCAGCCGATGTTTGTGTGGTAGAATTGGGTGGAACTATAG GAGACATTGAATCCATGCCATTTATTGAGGCATTAGGTCAATTCTCATACCGTGTAG GGGCTGGAAACTTGTGCTTGATTCATGTCAGCCTTGTGCCCGTTCTGAATGTTGTTGGTGAACAG aaaacaaaaccaacccAGCACAGTGTTCGGGGACTAAGAGGCCTGGGCTTGACACCACATATCTTAGCTTGTCGCAGTACAATG GCACTTGAGCAGAATGTAAAAGTGAAACTCTCTCAGTTTTGCCATGTTGCg GAGGAAAACATCATCACTCTCTACGATGTACCCAACATCTGGCATATTCCTTTGCTTTTAAGA GATCAGAAGGCCCATGAAGCAATCTTCAAAGTGCTGAACCTTGTGGG TGTGTGTAGGGAGCCTGCATTAGAGGAATGGACTTGTAGGGCTGACATCTGCGATAACTTGCATGAGCCG GTCCATATTGCCGTGGTTGGGAAGTACACAGGCCTTTCCGATTCCTACCTCTCTATATTGAAG GCCCTTGTTCATGCTTCTGTTTTCCAACGCAAGAAACTCTTTGTAGATTGGGTTCCATCTACTGACCTTGAAGATGCAACTGCAAAAGAG AATCCAGATGCTTATAAAGCTGCTTGGAAGTTGCTGAAG GGGGCGGATGGTGTCCTTGTTCCAGGAGGATTTGGTGACAGAGGAGTGCAAGGGAAAATTCTTGCAGCAAAGTATGCCCGGGAAAACAAAGTTCCATTTCTTGGCATTTGCCTCGGAATGCAAGTTGCTGTCATTGAATTTGCACGATCTGTTCTTGGTCTGCAAGATGCTAACAGCACTGAATTTGATGCCAATACCAGGAATCCCTGCATTATATTTATGCCTGAG GGCTCAAAAACACACATGGGAGGCACCATGCGTCTCGGATCAAGGAGGACGTATTTCCAGGTTATGGACTGCAAATCTGCAAAACT ATATGGAAGTAGAAGCTTCATTGATGAGAGACATCGACATAGATATGAG GTCAATCCGGATATGGTAACACGCCTTGAAAAAGCTGGCCTCTCTTTTGCTGGCAAAGATGAAACTGGTTGCCGCATGGAG ATTATTGAGCTACCTCATCATCCATACTTTATTGGTGTGCAATTCCATCCTGAATTTAAATCAAGGCCAGGAAAACCTTCTCCTCCATTTTTAG GACTCATAGCAGCAGCATGCGGGGAGTTGGATGCTGTCTTACAAGGATATGGGAGCCAAAGGAATGTTCACAATGGAGTAGGAAATGATACCTCAAAATTCAAAGTGTACCAAAATGGAGGAGTGACTAAGCCCACTATCATGTTGCATGATGGTGTTTATAGCAATGGCAATGGGATCTGCTTCTAG